TGTGTCTGGAGTAGTGTTTTCCTCTCCTCCATTTTCTTCCTCTTCTCCTTCGATTCTCTCGATTTTTTCTACAGAAGAGATTTTATCATTATCACCCAGCTTGATCAAACGAACTCCCTGAGTCGCTCGTCCCATCACTCTCAAAGTGTCTACTGCCATACGTATAGTGATACCTGATCTATTGATAATCATCAAGTCATCTGTATCAATCACCTCCTTGATAGCAACAAGCGCGCCAGTTTTGTCTGTGACGTTCATGGCTTTCACACCTTTTCCACCTCTCTTAGTGATTCTGTAAGCTCCGATTTCCGAACGCTTACCATATCCTTTTTCAGAAACAACCAGCAGGTTAGCATCGTCTCTGGTGATACATACCATTCCGATTACCTCATCATCTGCCCCTTCGAGAGCTACCCCTCTTACACCTGCTGCTGTACGGCCCATAGACCTCACATCAGACTCATGGAAATGAATCGCTCGCCCAGATTTCTTGGCAATTACGATATGGTTATCACCATTGGTCAGACTCACGTTCAACAACTTGTCACCTTCATGTATGGTAATCGCATTGATACCATTGGTTCTAGGTCTGGAATAGGCCTCCAATGGTGTCTTTTTGATTGTACCATTTTTCGTACACATCACAATGAAGTTATTATTGATATAATCTTCATCTCCTAATGTGGTTACATTGATCACAGCTCTTACACTGTCGCTTGATTCAATGTTGATCAGGTTCTGGATCGCACGTCCTTTGGTCGCTTTACCCCCCTCTGGAATTTCCCATACCTTCTTCCAGAATACTTTACCATGTTCAGTAAAGATCAGTAAGTAGTTGTGGGTCGAAGCGATAAATAGGTGCTCCGTAAAGTCATCAGTTTTAGTAGCAGCTCCTCTGGAACCTACTCCACCACGACCTTGTGTTTTGTATTCGGTCAGAGCAGTTCTTTTGATATATCCTTCATGCGAAATAGTGATAACCATTTCCTCATCAGGTATCATATCTTCTGCAGTGAAGTCATCTGCAGCATGCTCTATATCAGATCTTCTCTCATCTCCATATTTGTCCTTGATTTCCTGAAGTTCAGTTTTGATGATATCCATCCTCAATTCTTCACTTGCCAATACAGATTTCAAATAATCAATGAGTTCTTTGATTTCCTCGTATTCCTTTTGGATTTTCTCTCTTTCGAGACCGGTCAGACGTTGCAGTCTCATTTCGAGAATGGCTTTAGCCTGAATCTCAGACAAGCCAAATTTCTCCATCAAGCCTGTCTTTGCAATTTCCGGATCTCTTGAAGCTCTGATCAATTCGATCACCGCATCCAAATTATCCAATGCAATCAGATAGCCTTCTAATATATGAGCTCTTTTCTCTGCCTCTTCCAGCTCATACTCAGTTCTTCGAACCACCACATCATGTCTGTGCTCTACGAAGTACTTGATGATATCTTTTAGGTTCAGGGTCTGTGGACGTCCATGTACCAGGGCCACATTGTTTACCCCAAAAGAGGATTGAAGCTGGGTGTATTTATAGAGGTTATTTAAAACGATATTAGGAATGGCATCCTTTTTAATATCATAAACGATACGCATACCATTTCTATCCGATTCGTCACGGATATCGCTAATACCTTCTAATTTCTTCTCATTGATCAAGGCTGCTGTCTTCTCGATCATGTTGGCCTTATTGACCTGATAGGGAATCTCAGAAATGATAATCTGCTCTTTTCCACTTTTCAAGGTCTCGAACTGCGCCTTTGCTCTGAGAACAACTCTACCTCTTCCGGTTTCATATGCCGAACGAACCCCTTGATAACCATAGATGGTTGCACCTGTTGGAAAATCTGGTGCAGTCACATGTTCCATCAATTCTGGAATAGTAATATCACGGTTGTCGATATAGGCAATAATACCATTGACTACTTCAGTCAGGTTATGTGGCGCCATATTGGTCGCCATACCTACTGCAATACCAGAAGTACCATTGATCAGAAGATTAGGGATCTTAGCAGGCAATACTGACGGCTCCTTTAAGGAATCATCAAAGTTAGGACTGAAATCAACTGTATTCTTATTGATGTCAGTCAAAAGCTCCTCAGCTATTCTTCTCAATCTAGCCTCAGTATAACGCATCGCTGCTGGTGAGTCACCATCTACCGATCCAAAGTTACCCTGACCATCGACGAGCGGGTATCTAAGTGACCAATGTTGCGCCATACGCACCATGGTATCATATACTGACGAATCGCCGTGTGGGTGATACTTACCGAGTACTTCCCCGACTATTCTTGCAGATTTCTTGTAAGCTCTATTGTGTAAAACTCCCAAATCGAGCATCCCATACAGTACTCTTCTATGCACAGGCTTTAGCCCATCTCGCACGTCTGGTAATGCTCTGGATATAATAACCGACATTGAATAATCAATGTAGGCGCCACGCATTTCATCCTCAATGTTGATTGGAATGATGTGCTGATCCCCTATTGGAATATCTTCGTTATCTTCAGCCATAAATTCTTATTTGAAAACGGATTTTTCAAGGCTGCAATTTAATAAAATAGGGGCTGAATTAGCAAGGTTTTCGCATAAAGTAGCGAGGGGAAATCAAACAAGAAAACATGATAAAAATCACATCCTTAACTCATTGATAAACAGCTGTTTAGTAAGGATTCATTTTTCTCTTGTTTCGCCATCTGTATCGCCAAAGCTTTCTGTGGTTTTCGCCCACCTTAGGATTTTGCCTTTTCCAGATAGGTTGCCCCCTTACTTCATAGTAATATCCGTTCTTAGGATCCTGAATTACATGCTTCAACTGTATATGGTCACTAGGCATGGGAGACCGTGGTATTTCAGGAATAGTGATGCTGATACCAAAATCAATATTGAACGAATTGTTACCATGCCTGATGCTTCCACCTGGGAGATTCATATCAAAGCTTCTTAGGTCATAAGATGGCTTCACAATGATTCTAAAGTACTCTGAAATATTCTTTTCGATAGAGATGCCAAAATTGTAATACACACGCTGATTCATCGCGCCTTGATTGAACTTGCTACCTAGATACTTATCCTTTCCTATTTCTAACTCAGCCGCAAAGGAATAATCCCAAAAATCATAGAACTTGTACCCAAGCATACCGAAGTATTGAAATTGAAACACAGAACTTACATTCGGCTCATAGTTTCTGATACCCAGGCCTTCCACGGTTGGCTTTAGACTATTGATCTGATGATAGAGTAAAGAGACACCCCCTCCTATTCTAAAACCTTTGTAATTGAATCTCAACCTGACATTCAAGGGAACAGCCCAACTGGTTCGTTTAAATCCTAACCCTAAAGAATCCGCATCATATGCTCTATTATCATTTATCAGGGCAGGATTCAAAACGGGATTTGAAATTCCTGGAAATGGAATACTGAACGTATCCTCAAGCGCAACTGGTAAAGCAAGTGCCGGATCGTTGAGCCAATTCTCATAACTATCAAATTGTAATCCCAAAGCCTCGCCAGTGTCAATAGTGATATATTGATTATCTGGGGTTTGAATAAGATAATATCCGTTAAGGCTATGCTTATAAGTCACTGCATGATACCCCGTGCTCACTGTAAAGGAAAACATATTCAACACCCGTCTGACCGGAGACCTATGAATATCCTCCGGGCTGATATCATACTCTTGCGCCCACACCGAACCGAATGAGATGACAACTAATGATGCTATGATCAGAAATTTTCTCAATTGGGTGGTATTTGTGGTGGTGCTACTAGTTCAATCTCCATGGCCAAAATTTGATACGGAGAAACCTGAATGGCATACTCAGGTATGATGTCATTTTCCTCAAGATAAGCTTTTCTGTTTCTTGGGATCACAAAAGCGCTGGCCCCATAGGCACGGTTAGAAGGAACAATCAATAGCGCCTTCTCCTCTATTTCCATCTGGTCTATGCCATCGTCGATTCCAGATATGACAGTACCCGTATTAAACATAAAACTTAGCACTTCATTACTTGAGCCTGCTATTGGACTTCCGCCGGGATAGGAACTCAGTGCGTAGAATAAATAAGTAATGGCGGCTGTGTCCCCATTCACCAGGGTATCATCGGCGATTCCGGCTACTAATTTCTTGTAATACACATCAGAGTCTAAAATATCCACTGAATCTAAAGGGTAGTTGATGGTATCGTTTAGTTGATTGATCGTGACATAACTATCCATGATCGCCAATTGCTCTTCATGCACTTGTGCTTCAGTCTGAATCGAATCAAGTTCAAGTTCCACCACCAATACAGAATTGGCAGGAATGATACTCGACAGATCTTCCAGTTCACCAAAAGCCAGTGCAGAGGGAATGTAGAATATCGCTGCTTCTTTTTCTCTCATCAAAGCCAAGGATTGATCGAGACCAATAGGATATACTGAATTGGTATTGAATTGTAATTTCAGAGGCTCGTTGCTACCATCATTTTCCCAGGCATCAAATGCCTGCTGTCCCAATGCATTCGCTCTATAGTAAATGGAAAGCACCTCTCCACTACCCGGTGTGGCACCAGATTCATTTACATTGGTGATTTGGTAGTAGATACCTGAATCATCCCTTTCTGTAACATCTAACAAATCATTTTCCTCCAGGTAAGTCAATATAGCTTCTTCATCAGCAGCAGCCTGATCAGTGACCACTTTGCCACCATCGTCACTACATGATCCAATGGCAATGGCCATACTCAAAACCACTATATATGAGAGAAAATTTATTTTATTCAAATCGCCTGTATTAGTAGCACAAATTGATGCAATAACGAGCGAAAATGAAATTAATTATAGGAAAAATAATAAGCAAAGGTCTAAATACTAATGCACGTCAAAATTGGCACAGAAAAAATGGAACAAGGGGACTTTATTTAATCCTAACTTTTCTGCGATGGAAAGCATGCGATCATAATCAGTTCTTGTCATAGTACTCCTACTAAAGATGTCATCATCCTCTTCTAAGAAGAATGAAACCAGAAAACGAATTAAGATATATGGAGCATCTAAAACTGCTTTTCTGTATTCTGACTGAGTAACAGTAGCTGTCTTATCATAGTCTTTCTCCATAGAGCTGATATTAAAGGACTCCTCCATGGTCAATCGTATTACTTTCAAAAATTTATCCTCCCAATCATTATATTTCTTCAATAAGAATTTCATTCCGAATACAACCGGGTCTTTAATCATAAAATACCCGCCTTGAGAAAGCTTTCTAGCCTTACGATTCAAACGCATTTCTTCAAAAAAACTCACGTTCCCATCAGCCAAAGCGATACCGAGTGTAGGGGTCATCATGATTAGGGAGAAAAAGTCCTGATCTGAAATTTCTAGATATGGGGCTTCTGTTTTAATGAAATCTTTTTTGAGCTCAAAGGCTGCCTTTTTCACATCTTCCAGCTCGAGCAAAGTTTCTATTTCGTATTCAGTAAACATGGGTTAGAGATGATTTTGAATTATTCAGATTTGAATATAAAGAATAATTCACTAAACCAGACTAGCAATACTGATATAAAAAAATATCGCCATGAAACAATGGTCTTTCATTGGTTTCATGGCGATACTTACTAAGTGAAAATACTATCAGGATTCGCTTTCTTCCTCGCTGACAGTTTCTTCTTTCAATGATGCTACTATCTCATCATAGGCGGTTTTTAAATCCGCATCTGACTTGAGTGCTTTTCTAATATCGTTATATAAACCTGCTCCTAAATCGTCCTTTATTGCAGAAGTATAAGCCTCTTTGAAATTGGCTTTTAATTCATCGATCTTCACCAGGATAGAATCATAAGCAGCCAATTCTTCAGGAGTGATTTCAGCTTCAGCCAATTTTGCCTCATCTCCATTAGCTGTCTTGATAGCATTAAAAGTTCTACCACCGTCCATCAAAGGATCATTCTTTACCAGGTCATTGGTTTGGTCTTGTACGCCTGCCTTCAAAGAATCGATAGCCAGCATTACTTTGGCATATTTGGTTAAATCTTCTTTAGATATTTCGTCTTGTGCTTTGGCCGTAAATACTGCCACGAACAACAGCACTGTGGTTAATACTCTTTTCATCATGTTCAAAATTTATTTGTGTTTTGTTTGTACAACTCACGAAATAACAACTAACAAGCGGATTTTTCAAGGATTTAGGCCAATGAATCCGACAATCAATTACTTTCGCATCATTATTTCAATAATAAAATAATTCTACAGCCTTACAAACACAGGTTAAACCCTAATAAAATTACTTTTATCTAATATGGGTTTAGTTTTATTAAGTATTAGACTTGACTTATCTCTACTGAAATGAAAAAGATCTATTATCTCTCTACATGTAGTACATGTTCCAGAATCATCAAGGAATTAGGTATCAGTTCTGACAATTTCATCATGCAGGATATTAAAACCGAATCCATCACTCCAGACCAGTTGGACGAAATGAAAGAGATGGCGGGAGATTATGAAAGTCTGTTTAGTCGTCGATCTATGAAATACAAAGCTTGGGGATTGGCTGAGAAATCACTTGGCGAAGAGGATTACAGGAAATATATTCTGGATGAATATACATTCCTTAAGCGTCCGGTTATTATCATCGAGGATCAGATTTTTATTGGTAATAGTAAAAAAGTAGTAGAAGCTGCTTCAAAAGCACTCTAGCATCTAACAGCACCAAATAGATTGGTTGTCAGCATATAACTGACAAAATCGCTTAAGGCCCAAAAATATCCTGTAGTGCATACATCCTACCGGACATTTAGTCGTATATGATGCTTTGATTATCTGTATCACCCAATTCAATGACTCAATTCATTCGTACCAATCCAATCCTTCTTTCTTCAGCAGGTGCTTTACTCATGACTTTTATTTGGTCTGGGTGGATTATTCTTTCCAGAGCCGGGGTTCAAAGTAGCTTGACTCCTGAGGACCTGACTGTGATTCGATTTGGAACAGCTACCTTGGTGGCACTCCCCTTCTCACTGCGATACAATTGGAAGAAACTAAGCTTGCACAAAGCGGTCATTGTATCACTAGGCTGTGGCTTTCCTTATACGATGTTTTCATTCTATGGCTTGCAAGGAGTGAAAGCAGCTAATGCCGGTGTGATTGTCAATGGCTTGTTGCCGGTCCCTGGAATGATTTTGGCCTTTGTCGTTTTGAAAGAACGAAGTACTAAATCACGCATGTTAGCTATCCTGCTCATTCTTGCTGCCAACATGATTATGATGGGAGATTTGAGTCAATTGTCTTCACATGGGATCGGCTGGTTGATGCTTTTTGGCGCTTCGCTTGTATTCTCAAGTTATATGTTCCTAGGTAAACGATGGGGATTCACTACTCGAGATGTTTTAGCTTTCCTCCCCGTGATCAATATTGTGATTTTCCTCCCCTGGTGGTTTTTGACTGATAGCGGCATTAGTCAGGCACCCTGGAGCGATCTTTTATTGCAGGCTTCTTATCAAGGCGTTCTCGTAAGTATCATAGCACTACTTTTGACCTTTTATGCACTCAAGCATATTGGCGCCATGACACTTTCTATCTATTTTTCTTTCGTGCCTTTTGTTACGGCTATATTGGCCTGGATTATTTTGAAGGAACATTTGTCAACAGCTGAAATCGCAGGAATCTTACTTTGCTCTGCAGGCTTATTTCTTTATGCTTATAACGGCAGACAAAAAACAGCCAAATCCAGCTGACTTTTCC
This is a stretch of genomic DNA from Reichenbachiella ulvae. It encodes these proteins:
- a CDS encoding FKBP-type peptidyl-prolyl cis-trans isomerase codes for the protein MNKINFLSYIVVLSMAIAIGSCSDDGGKVVTDQAAADEEAILTYLEENDLLDVTERDDSGIYYQITNVNESGATPGSGEVLSIYYRANALGQQAFDAWENDGSNEPLKLQFNTNSVYPIGLDQSLALMREKEAAIFYIPSALAFGELEDLSSIIPANSVLVVELELDSIQTEAQVHEEQLAIMDSYVTINQLNDTINYPLDSVDILDSDVYYKKLVAGIADDTLVNGDTAAITYLFYALSSYPGGSPIAGSSNEVLSFMFNTGTVISGIDDGIDQMEIEEKALLIVPSNRAYGASAFVIPRNRKAYLEENDIIPEYAIQVSPYQILAMEIELVAPPQIPPN
- a CDS encoding DMT family transporter; amino-acid sequence: MTQFIRTNPILLSSAGALLMTFIWSGWIILSRAGVQSSLTPEDLTVIRFGTATLVALPFSLRYNWKKLSLHKAVIVSLGCGFPYTMFSFYGLQGVKAANAGVIVNGLLPVPGMILAFVVLKERSTKSRMLAILLILAANMIMMGDLSQLSSHGIGWLMLFGASLVFSSYMFLGKRWGFTTRDVLAFLPVINIVIFLPWWFLTDSGISQAPWSDLLLQASYQGVLVSIIALLLTFYALKHIGAMTLSIYFSFVPFVTAILAWIILKEHLSTAEIAGILLCSAGLFLYAYNGRQKTAKSS
- a CDS encoding DUF4168 domain-containing protein, which codes for MKRVLTTVLLFVAVFTAKAQDEISKEDLTKYAKVMLAIDSLKAGVQDQTNDLVKNDPLMDGGRTFNAIKTANGDEAKLAEAEITPEELAAYDSILVKIDELKANFKEAYTSAIKDDLGAGLYNDIRKALKSDADLKTAYDEIVASLKEETVSEEESES
- a CDS encoding arsenate reductase family protein gives rise to the protein MKKIYYLSTCSTCSRIIKELGISSDNFIMQDIKTESITPDQLDEMKEMAGDYESLFSRRSMKYKAWGLAEKSLGEEDYRKYILDEYTFLKRPVIIIEDQIFIGNSKKVVEAASKAL
- the gyrA gene encoding DNA gyrase subunit A, which codes for MAEDNEDIPIGDQHIIPINIEDEMRGAYIDYSMSVIISRALPDVRDGLKPVHRRVLYGMLDLGVLHNRAYKKSARIVGEVLGKYHPHGDSSVYDTMVRMAQHWSLRYPLVDGQGNFGSVDGDSPAAMRYTEARLRRIAEELLTDINKNTVDFSPNFDDSLKEPSVLPAKIPNLLINGTSGIAVGMATNMAPHNLTEVVNGIIAYIDNRDITIPELMEHVTAPDFPTGATIYGYQGVRSAYETGRGRVVLRAKAQFETLKSGKEQIIISEIPYQVNKANMIEKTAALINEKKLEGISDIRDESDRNGMRIVYDIKKDAIPNIVLNNLYKYTQLQSSFGVNNVALVHGRPQTLNLKDIIKYFVEHRHDVVVRRTEYELEEAEKRAHILEGYLIALDNLDAVIELIRASRDPEIAKTGLMEKFGLSEIQAKAILEMRLQRLTGLEREKIQKEYEEIKELIDYLKSVLASEELRMDIIKTELQEIKDKYGDERRSDIEHAADDFTAEDMIPDEEMVITISHEGYIKRTALTEYKTQGRGGVGSRGAATKTDDFTEHLFIASTHNYLLIFTEHGKVFWKKVWEIPEGGKATKGRAIQNLINIESSDSVRAVINVTTLGDEDYINNNFIVMCTKNGTIKKTPLEAYSRPRTNGINAITIHEGDKLLNVSLTNGDNHIVIAKKSGRAIHFHESDVRSMGRTAAGVRGVALEGADDEVIGMVCITRDDANLLVVSEKGYGKRSEIGAYRITKRGGKGVKAMNVTDKTGALVAIKEVIDTDDLMIINRSGITIRMAVDTLRVMGRATQGVRLIKLGDNDKISSVEKIERIEGEEEENGGEENTTPDTDNKTDNNE